DNA sequence from the Novipirellula aureliae genome:
CCACCGCCGAGTGCATGTAGCGATTCGGGATTGCGACCAGGCCGGTTGCGACCCCCGATCCATGAAGTTGCAAAACGTTCGCGTCGTTGGGGGTTGCCCGCCCGATGGCAGCCAATTGATAGGGGATTGAATGACTTTCTGCGAGCTCGATTAATCGCGAGGCAACTTTGGCGTTGATGTTCGGACCTCGGAAAATCACGGGGCCTCCGCCAATGCGGATGTCCCCCTGTTGGTTTTTCTCGATCGTGGGACAATCGGAAGCATGAGTAACGTCAACGGCAATCGCAACATCGGGGTTGATACTTCCCGCTGCGGTCTTGGCCCCTCGGAGCCCAATTTCCTCTTGGACCGTTGCCACGCTGTGCAGATGACACCGCAATGGATCGGGCGCGGCCGCACAGCGACGCAGCGATTCCATCACGGTCCACATCCCCGTTTTATTGTCCATTCCAGGACCGCTTACACGATCACCCATCAGTGGGCGATAGCGCAAATCCAATGTCACCGGATCGCCGACGCGAACGGTTTCTTTCGCCTGCTCTTGATTTTCGACACCGATATCAAGCCACATCTGCCCGAGCTGAACGACTTCTTCGCGTTCTTTGCTGGAGAGCAAATGGATCGGTTTGCGGCTGATGACCGCAGCGACAGGGCCGCAACCGGTCCAAATGGTCATCGATTGTCCGACCAATTGCTGCGGATCCCAACCACCAATGGTTTGGGCGTACAGAAAACCTTGCTCGTCAATATGTGAAATCAGCAACCCAATTTGATCACAATGCCCTGCATACATGAGACGTGGGCCAGCGGCGTCCCCTCGCGATGCGATCACGTTGCCATGCACGTCGGTGTGAACCTTGTCGGCATGAGGAGTGATGTAGTCTCGAATCAATGCCTGGATTGGCTCTTCGTAACCCGACGGACTTGGGGTTTCGATGGAGCATTGAAAAAAGGCCAATGCGGCTGGATCGATCGCGTGAGGGTTGTCAAGGGAACGGTTAGGCTGAGACGAGGAGGGTTTCGACATAGGTGGATTCACTGAAATTGGTTGAAATCGAACCAGAAAAAAGAGCTGCCGATTGTAGGAATTGAGTAAACTTAATGGAAGGCAGTGCTCACACGACGATTACCGAGCTAGGAATGGCTGCGGTGATGCCGTTTCTTGTCCAGCAAGAAAATAAATTTGCCCGCACTCGCGACTCGGTTATTGGCTGTTTTGGTCTT
Encoded proteins:
- a CDS encoding M42 family metallopeptidase translates to MSKPSSSQPNRSLDNPHAIDPAALAFFQCSIETPSPSGYEEPIQALIRDYITPHADKVHTDVHGNVIASRGDAAGPRLMYAGHCDQIGLLISHIDEQGFLYAQTIGGWDPQQLVGQSMTIWTGCGPVAAVISRKPIHLLSSKEREEVVQLGQMWLDIGVENQEQAKETVRVGDPVTLDLRYRPLMGDRVSGPGMDNKTGMWTVMESLRRCAAAPDPLRCHLHSVATVQEEIGLRGAKTAAGSINPDVAIAVDVTHASDCPTIEKNQQGDIRIGGGPVIFRGPNINAKVASRLIELAESHSIPYQLAAIGRATPNDANVLQLHGSGVATGLVAIPNRYMHSAVEVISLSDIDRIADLLSLFAQNLSSDDDFVPS